A stretch of the Aminipila terrae genome encodes the following:
- the kdd gene encoding L-erythro-3,5-diaminohexanoate dehydrogenase, which translates to MKKGCPYGTHRVISPKGVLPQPADVIDNTMEIYDNEVLIDVKTLNIDSASFTEIEKRAGGDIEEIKKIMLGIVEKAGKHKNPWTGSGGMLIGTVKEIGPAYVGDLKVGDKIATLVSLSLTPLRIDEILEIRPAIDQVDIKGQAILFQSGIYAKLPQDMPEGLALSALDVAGAPAQTAKLVKSGHTVVVIGGGGKSGLLCLYEAKKRAGVTGKVICIGGSDKSTTRARNLNLADEYVTADATDAVGVYNKVMELTKGKLADVVINCVNIENTEMASILSCKEHGTVYFFSMATSFTKAALGAEGVGKDIEMIVGNGYCNGHAEITLQELRECEPLRKLFQQMYA; encoded by the coding sequence ATGAAAAAAGGATGTCCGTACGGAACACACAGAGTGATTTCCCCAAAGGGAGTATTACCACAACCCGCAGATGTTATTGATAACACAATGGAAATCTATGACAATGAAGTACTAATCGACGTAAAGACTTTAAACATTGACTCAGCATCGTTCACTGAAATTGAGAAAAGAGCTGGGGGAGATATTGAAGAGATTAAAAAGATTATGCTCGGTATTGTTGAGAAAGCTGGTAAACACAAGAACCCATGGACTGGTTCTGGCGGCATGCTTATTGGTACCGTAAAAGAAATTGGGCCTGCGTATGTAGGAGATTTAAAAGTAGGAGACAAGATTGCAACTCTTGTTTCGTTGTCACTTACTCCGCTTAGGATAGATGAAATCCTTGAGATCAGACCTGCTATTGATCAGGTAGATATCAAGGGACAGGCAATCCTATTCCAGAGCGGTATTTATGCAAAACTTCCACAGGATATGCCTGAGGGACTTGCACTGTCAGCTTTAGATGTGGCTGGTGCACCTGCGCAAACTGCAAAGTTAGTTAAGTCAGGGCATACAGTAGTAGTAATTGGCGGCGGCGGTAAGTCCGGTCTTCTGTGCTTATATGAAGCAAAGAAGAGAGCCGGTGTAACTGGAAAGGTCATTTGTATAGGCGGCTCGGATAAGTCAACGACAAGAGCCAGAAATCTTAATCTGGCAGACGAATATGTAACTGCAGATGCAACAGACGCTGTTGGTGTTTATAACAAAGTTATGGAATTAACCAAGGGTAAGCTTGCAGATGTGGTTATAAACTGCGTAAATATTGAAAACACAGAGATGGCTTCAATTCTTTCTTGCAAAGAACATGGAACTGTATATTTCTTTTCCATGGCAACAAGTTTTACAAAAGCAGCATTAGGAGCAGAAGGTGTAGGAAAGGATATCGAAATGATCGTAGGCAATGGATATTGCAACGGTCATGCTGAAATAACACTTCAGGAACTTAGAGAATGCGAACCTCTTAGAAAACTGTTCCAACAAATGTATGCTTAA
- the kamA gene encoding lysine 2,3-aminomutase has protein sequence MADRRNWKDIPLWKDVTDEQWNDWHWQVANRLGTVEQIKQVVKLTAKEEEDITKVMAGFRVGITPYYASLMDAENESCPIRLQAVPTLVETHRSDADMLDPLHEDEDSPAPGLTHRYPDRVLFLITDQCSMYCRHCTRRRLAGETDGARSREDIDACIAYIKRTPVVRDVLLSGGDCLCVEDDTLEYIISELRKIPHVEIVRLGSRTPVVMPQRITDNLVNMLKKYHPIWLNTHFNHPKEMTPEAMEALRKLADAGIPLGNQSVLLRGVNDDVHVMRNLMHHLVKNRVRPYYIYQCDLSLGIEHFRTPVSKGIEIIEGLRGHTSGYAVPTFVVDAPGGGGKTPVMPQYVISQTPDKVILRNYEGVITTYTEPVGLPPLKCSYENCKNVADYHYEGVAGLEQGERMSMEPQGLLRHERNKHE, from the coding sequence ATGGCTGATAGAAGAAATTGGAAAGACATTCCTCTATGGAAAGATGTTACTGATGAACAGTGGAATGACTGGCACTGGCAGGTTGCAAACAGATTAGGTACTGTTGAACAAATTAAGCAGGTAGTAAAATTAACTGCTAAAGAAGAAGAAGACATCACAAAGGTAATGGCTGGATTCAGAGTAGGTATTACACCTTACTATGCTTCTTTAATGGATGCTGAAAATGAAAGCTGCCCAATCAGATTGCAGGCTGTTCCTACACTGGTAGAAACTCACAGAAGTGATGCAGACATGCTTGACCCACTACATGAGGATGAAGATTCTCCAGCTCCAGGATTAACTCATAGATATCCAGACAGAGTTCTGTTCTTAATAACTGACCAATGTTCAATGTACTGCAGACACTGCACAAGAAGAAGACTTGCTGGTGAAACTGATGGTGCAAGATCAAGAGAAGACATCGATGCATGTATCGCATACATTAAGAGAACACCAGTTGTAAGAGACGTACTTCTTTCAGGTGGAGACTGCTTATGCGTTGAAGATGATACTCTTGAATACATCATCAGCGAATTAAGAAAGATTCCGCATGTTGAAATCGTAAGATTAGGATCAAGAACACCAGTAGTTATGCCTCAGAGAATTACTGACAACTTAGTAAATATGTTAAAGAAGTATCACCCAATCTGGCTGAACACTCACTTTAACCATCCAAAAGAAATGACACCTGAAGCAATGGAAGCTTTAAGAAAGCTTGCTGATGCAGGTATCCCACTAGGTAACCAGTCCGTTCTGCTTAGAGGTGTAAATGATGATGTACATGTAATGAGAAATCTTATGCATCATTTAGTAAAGAACAGAGTAAGACCTTACTATATCTATCAGTGTGACCTTTCATTAGGTATTGAACACTTCAGAACTCCAGTATCAAAGGGTATTGAAATCATTGAAGGATTAAGAGGACATACTTCAGGATATGCAGTACCAACATTTGTAGTTGACGCTCCTGGTGGCGGCGGTAAGACTCCAGTAATGCCTCAGTATGTAATTTCACAGACTCCTGACAAGGTAATTCTGAGAAACTACGAAGGTGTTATCACAACTTACACAGAACCTGTAGGTTTACCACCACTTAAGTGCAGCTATGAAAACTGCAAGAATGTTGCAGACTATCACTATGAAGGTGTTGCAGGTCTTGAACAGGGTGAAAGAATGTCCATGGAACCACAGGGACTTCTTCGTCACGAAAGAAATAAGCATGAATAA
- the kdd gene encoding L-erythro-3,5-diaminohexanoate dehydrogenase, translating to MKKGCPYGTHRVISPKGVLPQPADVIDNTMEIYDNEVLIDVQTLNIDSASFTQIEEQANHDVEEIKKIMLGIVEKAGKHKNPVTGSGGMLIGTVKEIGPAYEGDLKVGDKIATLVSLSLTPLKIDEIIEIRPDIDQVDIKGQAILFQSGLYAKLPTDIPEGLALSALDVAGAPAQTAKFVKPGDTVVVIGGGGKSGLLVGYEAKKRAGVTGNVIVIDGFDKSLDRAKKLGYADHYVLADATDAVGIYNKVMELTDGKLADLVINCVNIENTEMSCILACKEHGLVYFFSMATSFTKAALGAEGVGKDIDMIVGNGYCNGHAEITLQILRESESIRKMFQELYA from the coding sequence ATGAAAAAAGGATGCCCATACGGAACACACAGAGTTATTTCACCAAAGGGAGTATTACCACAGCCAGCAGACGTTATCGATAATACAATGGAAATCTATGATAACGAAGTACTTATCGATGTACAGACTTTAAACATTGACTCCGCTAGTTTTACTCAGATCGAAGAACAGGCAAACCATGATGTTGAAGAAATTAAGAAGATCATGCTTGGCATCGTAGAAAAAGCTGGTAAGCACAAGAACCCGGTTACTGGTTCAGGCGGTATGCTAATTGGTACTGTAAAGGAAATCGGACCTGCTTACGAAGGCGATTTAAAAGTAGGAGACAAGATTGCAACTCTTGTTTCTCTTTCACTAACTCCACTTAAAATTGATGAAATCATCGAAATCAGACCTGATATTGACCAGGTTGACATCAAAGGACAGGCTATATTATTCCAGAGCGGTTTATATGCAAAGCTTCCTACTGATATTCCAGAAGGACTTGCACTATCAGCTTTAGACGTTGCTGGAGCTCCTGCTCAGACAGCTAAGTTTGTTAAGCCTGGAGATACAGTAGTAGTTATTGGTGGCGGCGGAAAGTCCGGTCTTCTTGTTGGCTATGAAGCAAAGAAGAGAGCTGGCGTAACTGGTAACGTAATCGTTATCGATGGATTCGATAAGTCTTTAGACAGAGCTAAGAAATTAGGTTATGCTGACCACTATGTTCTTGCTGATGCTACAGATGCTGTTGGCATTTACAACAAGGTTATGGAATTAACTGATGGAAAGCTTGCAGACTTAGTTATCAACTGCGTAAACATCGAAAATACAGAAATGTCTTGTATCCTTGCTTGTAAGGAACACGGTCTGGTATACTTCTTCTCAATGGCTACAAGCTTCACTAAGGCTGCTCTTGGCGCTGAAGGTGTTGGTAAAGACATTGACATGATTGTAGGTAACGGATACTGCAACGGACATGCTGAAATCACACTTCAGATTTTAAGAGAAAGTGAATCAATCAGAAAGATGTTCCAGGAACTATACGCATAA